CATCTTCATAAACTTTATTTGATGGGATATCGCCATTTACTATAGAGCAAAAAATACAATCTGACATTATAACACCCCCTAGCTAAGCTATGTATATATCTAAACTATTATACCTCATTAATTAGAATTTTCATAATATTAAATCTCATTTTGTATTATTTTTCCAAATATTTTTTTATTCTCTAGTCTATCAATATTTACTCGAGCTATTTCACCAATTAAATCCAAGTCTGATTGCACATAAACTTTTACGTAATTAGTTGTATGCCCTTCATAGATACCATTTTCAGACGACTCAAAAAGTACTTCAGCCTCTTTGCCAACTAGCTTTTTTTCAAACTCGAGCTTATTTTTTTTTGCAAGCTCAATAAGCACTTCACTTCTATGATTCTTAATCTCTGGCTTAACTTGATTGTCCATAGCTGCAGCCTTAGTTCCTTCTCTAGGTGAGAATTTAAATATATGCATCTCATAAAGATTTATATCCTCTAAGTATGCTCTTGTTTCTTCAAACTCAGCATCACTTTCTCCTGGAAATCCAACTATTATATCCGTAGTAATCGCAGCATCAGGATAAATTTTTCTAATTTTATCGACAGCTGATTTATACTCTGCTTTATCATAACGTCTGTTCATTCTCTCAAGCACACTATCGCTTCCACTTTGAAGAGATAAATGAAAATGTGGACAGAATTTATCAATTTCTTTAAGCTCACTTAAAAAATCATCGGTTATAATAAGAGGCTCCACTGAGCTAGTTCTTATTCTATGTATTCCATCTATATTATTAATTGCTTTTATTACATCTATTAGTCTTATATCACCCAAATCCTTGCCATAAGAAGCTACATGGATTCCTGTTAATACAACTTCCTTATATCCATTTTTCGCAAGAGATTTCACCTCAGAAATTATATCGTTAATCGACCTACTTCTTACTGGCCCTCTTGTATATGGAATAATACAATAACTACAAAATCTATCACAGCCCTCTTGAATTTTCAAAAATGCTCTAGTCTTTCCATAAGTTTCTTCTATAGAAAGAGCTTCAAATACTCTTTGCTTCATTATATCTTCTACTTCAACAACATGATCCTTCACATCTAGCTTTTCTACTTCTGTAACTATCTTATTTCTATCGCTAGTTCCCATGACAAGATTAACGCCCTCGATAGCGATTACTTCATCAGGTGATTTTTGAGAATAACACCCTACAACGGCAATTATTGCATTTTCATTATGTTTTTTTGCTCTTCTAATCATTTGTC
This is a stretch of genomic DNA from Acetoanaerobium sticklandii. It encodes these proteins:
- the mtaB gene encoding tRNA (N(6)-L-threonylcarbamoyladenosine(37)-C(2))-methylthiotransferase MtaB yields the protein MLKPKVQLSLFAEDFYNRYQRHKQVAFFTLGCKVNQYETDAMEHLFRDAGYEVTDFESFADVYVINTCTVTSMSDKKSRQMIRRAKKHNENAIIAVVGCYSQKSPDEVIAIEGVNLVMGTSDRNKIVTEVEKLDVKDHVVEVEDIMKQRVFEALSIEETYGKTRAFLKIQEGCDRFCSYCIIPYTRGPVRSRSINDIISEVKSLAKNGYKEVVLTGIHVASYGKDLGDIRLIDVIKAINNIDGIHRIRTSSVEPLIITDDFLSELKEIDKFCPHFHLSLQSGSDSVLERMNRRYDKAEYKSAVDKIRKIYPDAAITTDIIVGFPGESDAEFEETRAYLEDINLYEMHIFKFSPREGTKAAAMDNQVKPEIKNHRSEVLIELAKKNKLEFEKKLVGKEAEVLFESSENGIYEGHTTNYVKVYVQSDLDLIGEIARVNIDRLENKKIFGKIIQNEI